A window of Bacteroidales bacterium contains these coding sequences:
- a CDS encoding DUF3078 domain-containing protein, whose translation MKKPLFILVIALFTASFNYAQVTDAEAALKNVKEELPDGWQKGGLFSVGFNQVSLTNWAAGGQNSLSGNSLFNLFADYKKESLIWNTSLDLGYGLMKQGKDQVIKTDDKIDLLSKVGLKATEHWFYAGLLNFKTQMTPGYNYPNDSVIISKFLAPGYLLGALGMDYVPNENFTMFLAPLTGKITFVNDQALADLGSFGVDPGKKSRTEFGGYIRALYKRDITENITFQTKADFFSNYLDEPQNIDVNWETLLLVKAGRFITISFATHLIYDADILFNVNEDGTGGESKVQFKQLLGVGLSYKF comes from the coding sequence ATGAAAAAACCTTTATTCATCCTCGTCATTGCATTGTTTACTGCTTCATTTAACTATGCTCAGGTTACTGATGCTGAGGCAGCCCTGAAAAATGTGAAAGAAGAATTGCCTGATGGCTGGCAGAAAGGTGGACTGTTTTCAGTCGGCTTTAACCAGGTTTCGTTGACCAATTGGGCAGCCGGTGGGCAGAATTCTTTATCAGGGAACAGCCTTTTTAACTTATTTGCCGATTATAAAAAAGAATCGCTGATCTGGAACACTTCTCTCGATCTTGGCTACGGCCTGATGAAGCAGGGAAAGGACCAGGTAATTAAGACCGACGATAAAATTGATTTGCTCTCAAAGGTTGGATTGAAAGCCACAGAGCATTGGTTTTATGCCGGCTTGTTGAACTTTAAAACTCAAATGACTCCGGGATACAATTATCCAAACGATTCTGTTATCATTTCGAAATTTCTTGCACCTGGCTATCTTCTGGGCGCCTTGGGTATGGATTATGTTCCCAACGAAAATTTCACAATGTTCCTGGCGCCTCTTACCGGCAAAATCACATTTGTAAACGACCAGGCTTTGGCTGACCTGGGTTCTTTTGGAGTTGACCCCGGTAAAAAATCACGTACCGAATTCGGCGGTTATATCCGGGCTTTGTATAAAAGGGATATTACTGAAAACATTACGTTTCAAACCAAAGCCGATTTTTTCTCTAATTATCTCGATGAACCCCAGAATATTGACGTAAACTGGGAGACCCTGCTTTTAGTGAAAGCCGGAAGGTTTATTACTATTAGCTTTGCTACACACCTCATTTACGATGCCGATATCCTTTTCAACGTAAATGAAGATGGCACCGGCGGAGAATCCAAGGTACAGTTCAAGCAATTGTTGGGTGTGGGATTGTCGTATAAGTTTTAG
- the mscL gene encoding large-conductance mechanosensitive channel protein MscL encodes MSMIKEFKAFAMRGNVVDLAVAVIIGGAFGKIVASFVSDILMPPIGMLLGGVEFTDLVLVLKEATADAEAVTITYGVFLQNVVDFVIVAFAIFMMIKAISATKKKEEVLPESPTLPTKEEELLTEIRDLLKKQ; translated from the coding sequence ATGAGCATGATTAAAGAATTTAAAGCATTTGCAATGCGCGGCAACGTAGTTGACCTCGCTGTTGCGGTAATTATTGGCGGCGCTTTCGGTAAAATCGTCGCCTCTTTTGTAAGTGATATTCTTATGCCACCAATAGGAATGCTGTTGGGTGGTGTGGAATTTACTGATCTGGTGCTAGTGCTTAAAGAGGCAACTGCTGATGCCGAGGCCGTGACCATAACTTATGGCGTGTTTTTACAGAATGTAGTTGACTTCGTTATCGTCGCTTTTGCCATCTTTATGATGATTAAAGCCATAAGTGCCACCAAGAAGAAAGAAGAAGTCCTCCCTGAATCCCCTACGCTACCAACAAAAGAAGAGGAATTGCTTACTGAAATCAGGGACCTGCTGAAGAAGCAATAG
- a CDS encoding membrane protein insertion efficiency factor YidD — MLVRTTQSNALKSSANEHEHEEHSGSMSSLIFGFYKKTLSSQDYYSCNFSPSCSEHAFQAVTKQGLFIGMLNSFDRLTRCHGLNRHSYQVDPKTLLLIDPVRDAHFNTL, encoded by the coding sequence ATGCTGGTTCGAACCACGCAATCCAATGCACTCAAATCCTCAGCGAATGAGCATGAACATGAGGAACACAGCGGAAGTATGAGCAGTTTGATTTTCGGCTTTTATAAGAAGACCCTGTCGTCGCAGGATTATTACTCCTGCAACTTTTCTCCTTCCTGCTCGGAGCATGCTTTTCAGGCTGTCACAAAACAAGGTTTATTTATAGGCATGTTGAATAGTTTCGATCGCCTGACCCGCTGTCACGGACTGAACCGCCACAGTTACCAGGTTGATCCTAAAACACTTTTACTTATTGACCCCGTACGCGATGCCCATTTTAATACGCTGTAA
- a CDS encoding ferritin family protein encodes MEKFGSVNEILDFAIQQEQNAVDFYTALSTNAANQEMKATFIQFAKEEMGHKARLSTIKETGIMEASSEQVADLKISDFVVRTTPEPNMSYEEALVLAMKREKAAFKLYTKLAERTTNSELSSLFQSLAVEESKHKLRFEIEYDEFVLREN; translated from the coding sequence ATGGAAAAGTTCGGTTCAGTAAACGAGATACTTGATTTTGCGATCCAACAGGAGCAAAACGCTGTTGACTTTTATACAGCGCTTTCAACCAACGCTGCCAATCAGGAAATGAAAGCAACCTTCATTCAGTTTGCGAAGGAGGAAATGGGCCATAAAGCCCGCCTTTCAACAATCAAAGAAACCGGCATCATGGAAGCTTCAAGCGAGCAGGTGGCCGATTTAAAAATCTCTGACTTTGTGGTCAGAACCACTCCTGAACCAAACATGAGTTACGAAGAAGCGCTTGTACTGGCCATGAAACGTGAAAAAGCCGCCTTCAAGCTTTACACCAAACTTGCCGAACGCACTACCAATTCTGAACTCAGTTCACTTTTCCAATCACTGGCCGTTGAAGAATCAAAACACAAGCTCCGCTTCGAGATTGAGTATGATGAATTTGTGCTGAGGGAGAATTAG
- the rfbC gene encoding dTDP-4-dehydrorhamnose 3,5-epimerase, whose protein sequence is MKVTYTEIPDVLIIKPQVFADERGYFYESYQRDMFREIGIHEEFVQDNESKSQKNVLRGLHLQKPPYAQGKLIRVIKGSVLDVVVDVRPNSPYYGKCVSTILSETNKLSFWVPAGFAHGFLTLEDNTIFAYKCTQVYNREAEMAIRWNDPLLAINWGIETPLLSEKDKFAPLFSEFISPF, encoded by the coding sequence ATGAAAGTAACCTACACCGAAATTCCTGATGTGCTGATCATTAAGCCACAAGTTTTTGCTGATGAGCGTGGATATTTTTATGAATCCTATCAAAGGGATATGTTCAGGGAAATTGGCATCCACGAGGAGTTTGTGCAGGATAATGAATCCAAATCGCAGAAAAATGTGTTGCGCGGATTGCATCTTCAAAAACCACCTTATGCCCAGGGCAAACTGATCAGGGTTATCAAAGGCTCCGTTCTTGATGTTGTTGTGGATGTCAGGCCTAACTCACCTTATTACGGAAAATGCGTTTCCACCATTCTTTCTGAAACCAACAAGCTGTCTTTTTGGGTTCCAGCAGGATTTGCCCATGGTTTTCTGACCCTTGAGGACAATACGATCTTTGCCTATAAATGCACACAGGTCTACAACCGGGAGGCTGAGATGGCAATCCGATGGAACGATCCTTTGCTTGCTATCAACTGGGGAATAGAAACGCCTTTGCTTTCAGAAAAAGACAAGTTCGCACCTCTGTTCAGCGAGTTTATCAGCCCGTTTTAG
- a CDS encoding PAS domain S-box protein, which yields MQPISVMKINKFNLSFPDTLEKKYRAYYFRESLKFMRIAIVCVAVVYSLFVFLDAALVPYQQQNFLFIRFGAILPFLAIVLILSFLNFFEKIWQWVLFATYIVMGAGIVAMIKLVPENLTYYPGLMLVYMAGYFFLRLRFVQASIAGWIIMLLFNGIIWGFTEVPQAVIMAFNFFFISANLIGMMAAYYIEFNKRKSFFLSFQLDRKKLELEQSNKNLEHEVAKRTCELASSEERFRTVFDHSGVGIAILNADGIILHTNHALCNFLGYNQEDILGDSIPLISHPEDLNTDRQLFAELVDGKRLKYEMDKRYIHKHGHIIWGCLSVTKVTENHDGQPLFISMVADINAQKQNENALQHERIYYEHLFESAPVGIVLLSNEDVILDCNKDFTSLFQYTKEDVQGKPINSLIVPEQLKQEASGISFSIAHGKEIYSESTRKRKDGSLVDVAITGKPVFVNSGQEAIYGIYQDISERKKTELELNRRMAFQEYAVKVSTRFASTLNLDTDIIDTLAEIGSLSQADRSYLFLIRKDEQLVDNTHEWCAPGIEPQIENLIGIPISLMPWWMEKLYADETIMIEDVGNLPAGAEAEKQLLEQQDIKSVLVLPVNVEGKLKGFIGFDFVKKHMSWSDSDLAILKITAEVMGHALGRTQFRQALLYERDLLQALMDNIPDTIYFKDIESRFTRINKAQAKVLGVSSTDDAIGKTDFDFFNTEHAQITYDDEQKVLRKGEAVIGKLEYFKTGGKWRWMSATKVPIRDEQGNVVGLVGVSHDVTEQKIIEDKLRSREQFLSHLNEITNLSLKTLGSQDLFNLLAIHMHSLLSSDISFITLWDSETNKIVPVAGSGIDENSLRGFRYGTDQITMTESVLKTGKVLVAGDVLNSPYISPSVAAQFPSKSLLGLPLIAYGKKMGAVLIGFSKTHHFTEEEIELGTMAAYQIALVVARTRMLEQLVSNEKELRKLNAEKDKLFTVIAHDLRSPFTSFLGLTELMTDETIELSMDEMREFAQSIQKAANGLYQLLENLLEWSRTQSGSSEFKPQLMRANTIIRESLGFLKAAADRKQIEIINRVPEDLIIHGDQKMLRSITGNLISNAIKFTGRCGKVEILANSHNGNHVQFEIKDNGIGMNKDIICKLFRIDMKVSSQGTEGEPSSGLGLILCKEFIEKHGGKIWVESNLDVGTSFFFTLPKQLEEASLS from the coding sequence ATGCAACCCATATCAGTAATGAAAATAAATAAGTTCAATCTTTCTTTTCCTGATACGCTGGAAAAGAAATACAGGGCTTACTATTTTCGTGAATCGCTGAAATTTATGCGCATAGCTATTGTTTGTGTCGCAGTGGTGTATAGCCTTTTTGTTTTCCTGGATGCAGCATTAGTTCCCTACCAGCAACAAAACTTTTTATTTATCAGGTTTGGAGCAATATTGCCATTTTTAGCTATTGTTCTCATACTATCATTTCTCAATTTCTTTGAAAAAATCTGGCAATGGGTCCTCTTTGCCACGTATATAGTCATGGGGGCCGGAATCGTTGCAATGATCAAACTCGTTCCTGAAAACCTGACTTACTATCCGGGTTTGATGCTGGTTTACATGGCCGGTTATTTCTTTCTCCGTTTGCGTTTTGTTCAAGCCTCGATTGCGGGATGGATCATTATGTTGCTATTCAATGGGATAATTTGGGGTTTCACCGAAGTGCCTCAAGCCGTGATAATGGCATTTAACTTCTTCTTCATTTCGGCGAACCTGATAGGCATGATGGCTGCTTACTATATCGAATTCAATAAACGAAAAAGTTTCTTTTTGAGTTTTCAGCTCGATAGAAAAAAACTTGAACTTGAGCAGTCGAATAAAAACCTCGAACATGAAGTAGCAAAACGCACGTGTGAGTTGGCATCGAGCGAAGAAAGATTCCGGACAGTTTTCGACCATTCCGGAGTTGGCATAGCTATTCTTAATGCAGATGGGATTATCCTTCATACGAACCACGCACTTTGTAATTTTCTGGGTTACAATCAGGAAGATATTCTTGGAGATAGCATTCCACTGATATCGCACCCTGAGGATTTAAATACCGACAGGCAATTATTCGCAGAACTTGTAGATGGCAAACGGCTCAAATACGAAATGGACAAACGCTACATCCATAAGCATGGCCATATCATCTGGGGATGTCTGAGTGTAACAAAAGTAACAGAGAACCATGACGGACAGCCATTGTTTATTTCAATGGTAGCTGATATCAACGCCCAGAAGCAAAATGAAAATGCTCTCCAGCATGAACGGATTTATTATGAGCATCTATTTGAAAGTGCACCTGTTGGGATAGTTTTGCTTAGCAATGAGGATGTGATCCTTGACTGTAATAAGGATTTTACGAGCCTGTTCCAGTATACAAAAGAGGATGTTCAAGGCAAACCAATCAATTCGTTGATTGTACCGGAACAACTGAAACAAGAAGCTTCCGGAATTTCATTCAGCATTGCCCATGGAAAGGAAATTTACTCTGAATCCACCCGAAAGCGGAAAGATGGCTCACTGGTGGATGTTGCAATTACCGGTAAACCTGTATTTGTAAACTCAGGGCAAGAAGCCATTTACGGAATTTACCAGGATATCAGCGAAAGGAAAAAAACTGAACTTGAATTGAATCGCAGGATGGCTTTCCAGGAATATGCAGTAAAAGTTTCTACGCGCTTTGCATCCACACTGAATCTCGATACAGATATCATTGATACATTAGCTGAAATTGGATCACTAAGTCAGGCTGACAGGTCATATTTGTTTCTAATCAGAAAAGACGAACAGCTGGTGGATAATACCCATGAATGGTGCGCCCCAGGAATTGAACCCCAGATAGAAAACCTTATTGGGATTCCAATAAGCCTGATGCCCTGGTGGATGGAAAAGCTTTATGCTGATGAAACAATAATGATTGAAGATGTAGGTAACCTGCCAGCCGGGGCCGAAGCGGAAAAGCAACTCCTCGAACAGCAGGATATCAAATCGGTACTCGTACTTCCTGTAAATGTTGAAGGCAAACTGAAAGGGTTTATAGGATTTGATTTTGTGAAAAAACACATGTCCTGGTCAGATAGCGACCTGGCAATTCTTAAGATAACTGCCGAAGTTATGGGTCATGCACTTGGACGTACACAATTCAGGCAAGCGTTGTTGTATGAAAGGGATTTGCTTCAGGCTCTGATGGATAATATTCCTGACACCATCTATTTCAAGGACATCGAAAGCAGGTTCACTAGGATCAACAAAGCACAGGCAAAAGTACTTGGTGTAAGCTCCACCGACGATGCAATCGGCAAAACCGATTTTGACTTTTTCAACACTGAACATGCGCAAATCACGTATGACGATGAGCAGAAGGTTTTGCGAAAAGGTGAAGCCGTTATAGGCAAACTGGAATATTTTAAAACCGGTGGAAAGTGGCGCTGGATGTCGGCTACCAAGGTCCCAATACGCGATGAACAGGGCAATGTTGTTGGCTTAGTGGGTGTTTCGCATGATGTTACTGAACAAAAGATTATTGAAGATAAGCTTAGGTCACGAGAGCAGTTTCTCTCCCATTTGAACGAGATCACCAATTTATCGCTAAAAACGCTGGGTTCGCAAGACCTTTTCAATTTGCTTGCCATCCACATGCATTCACTATTGTCTTCCGATATTAGTTTCATTACTTTGTGGGATAGTGAAACAAACAAAATTGTTCCGGTTGCCGGCTCTGGCATAGATGAAAATAGCTTAAGAGGTTTTCGATATGGCACCGACCAAATAACAATGACCGAATCAGTGTTGAAAACAGGGAAAGTACTTGTAGCAGGAGATGTTCTCAACTCTCCGTATATTAGTCCCAGTGTTGCTGCACAATTTCCTTCAAAGTCGCTTCTCGGTCTGCCTTTAATTGCCTATGGGAAAAAAATGGGTGCTGTACTGATAGGATTTAGTAAAACTCATCATTTCACTGAAGAAGAAATAGAACTCGGAACCATGGCTGCCTACCAGATCGCTTTGGTTGTAGCAAGAACCAGAATGCTTGAACAATTGGTTTCAAACGAAAAGGAACTGCGGAAGCTGAATGCTGAAAAAGATAAGCTCTTCACTGTTATTGCACATGATCTGCGAAGTCCATTTACCTCATTCCTGGGCCTCACCGAACTCATGACCGACGAAACCATTGAACTGAGCATGGATGAAATGCGGGAATTTGCACAATCCATACAAAAGGCAGCAAACGGACTTTATCAGCTTCTTGAGAATTTGCTTGAATGGTCGCGAACCCAAAGTGGGTCTAGCGAGTTCAAACCACAATTGATGCGTGCGAATACAATCATCCGGGAGAGTCTTGGATTTTTAAAGGCGGCGGCAGACAGAAAACAAATTGAGATCATCAACCGGGTTCCGGAAGATCTCATCATTCATGGTGATCAAAAAATGCTGCGGTCAATTACCGGAAACCTTATAAGCAACGCTATCAAGTTTACGGGTCGTTGTGGAAAAGTTGAAATATTGGCAAATTCACATAATGGAAATCATGTTCAATTTGAAATTAAGGATAATGGCATCGGCATGAACAAGGACATTATCTGCAAGCTGTTCAGGATTGATATGAAGGTGTCTTCACAAGGCACGGAGGGCGAACCCAGTTCAGGCCTCGGACTGATCCTTTGTAAGGAATTTATTGAGAAACATGGTGGCAAGATCTGGGTAGAAAGCAACTTAGATGTAGGCACCTCATTTTTCTTCACGCTGCCAAAGCAGCTTGAGGAGGCTTCGCTCTCCTAA
- a CDS encoding response regulator encodes MTINDSGQKSIVLIAEDEEISFLYLSSILKKEPIDVLRANNGQEAVDICRANNDIDLVLMDINMPVMDGFEATSQIKTFRKELPVIAVTAYAFQNTEQKAKYFGCNDYLPKPVKKDVLIATIQKYIKPNNHSLKSDTE; translated from the coding sequence ATGACTATAAATGATAGCGGGCAAAAATCAATCGTTTTGATAGCTGAGGATGAAGAAATCAGTTTTTTATACCTCAGCAGCATTCTGAAAAAAGAACCTATTGATGTTTTACGGGCCAACAACGGACAGGAAGCCGTGGATATTTGCAGGGCAAACAATGATATTGATCTGGTGCTTATGGACATAAACATGCCTGTGATGGATGGTTTTGAAGCTACGTCGCAGATTAAAACCTTTCGCAAGGAATTGCCTGTAATTGCGGTAACAGCTTATGCATTTCAGAATACCGAGCAAAAGGCAAAATACTTCGGCTGCAATGATTACCTCCCAAAACCGGTAAAGAAAGATGTCCTCATCGCAACCATTCAAAAATATATCAAACCGAACAACCATTCATTAAAATCTGACACTGAGTAA
- a CDS encoding response regulator, with product MIVIDLIYNLAILVAVSVLAGFIDNRWPRNTRLGSIIQGLLFGGVAIFAMLNPFVLASGLIFDGRSVVISLCVLFFGPFSGAIAAVMAILMRLYIGGIGIYMGVSVILSSFVIGYLYYWIRHKHNKQINAFYLFRFGLVVHAAMILFMIALPSDMRLYTLQTMGLTILATYPIATVLIGKILKDQEDNSNLLKDMTESENQYRSLVNEMQQGLAVFHILYNDKNDPVDYEYVLVNPNYEKLTGLKQSEIIGKTIQEVFPKTEEFWNERFETVACCGVPAYYENHSIELDRYYDVTVYRPRTNQLAVILTDITERKEIESKLRNAKEQAEAGDRLKTAFMNNISHEIRTPLNGILGFGQMIAQPNVTDQERLAFIDILQSSIDRLINTVTDYMDISLIASGNLKALKKAFPLNQLLTGIHSSFYAACKAKNLEFNLVLPAGSHNFQINMDKELLTKVLKHLLNNAVKFTEHGVVTFGYKTMNGYLEFFVEDSGIGIREDAKQRIFEAFDQEENSNTRKYEGSGLGLPIAKGIIAKLGGKIWLESLKDKGSVFYFNLPYDADLGKKQEKTAEDTSGKTSGKPLVIVAEDDDSNYYYIEVLLQRANIEVLRAKDGNEAVELCRVHKNAHLVLMDVKMPVMNGFEATKQIKSFRADLPVIGVTAYALSGDENRVLDAGFDDYLSKPMKKSLLMMTLNKYGINT from the coding sequence ATGATAGTTATAGACCTTATCTATAACCTTGCAATACTTGTAGCGGTAAGTGTGCTTGCCGGTTTCATTGATAACCGCTGGCCACGAAATACCAGGCTCGGTTCGATAATTCAAGGTTTGTTGTTCGGTGGGGTAGCAATTTTTGCTATGCTTAATCCTTTTGTTCTGGCGTCAGGATTGATTTTCGACGGCAGATCGGTTGTAATTAGCCTTTGCGTCTTGTTTTTTGGCCCATTTTCTGGCGCCATTGCTGCAGTTATGGCAATTCTGATGAGGCTTTACATTGGCGGGATCGGAATTTACATGGGCGTTTCAGTGATATTGTCGTCGTTTGTGATTGGTTATCTTTATTATTGGATCCGCCATAAACACAACAAGCAAATTAACGCATTTTATCTTTTTCGCTTCGGCCTGGTAGTACATGCTGCTATGATCCTGTTCATGATCGCATTGCCATCGGATATGCGGCTGTATACTTTACAAACAATGGGGCTTACCATCCTGGCGACCTATCCAATTGCAACCGTGTTGATTGGAAAAATACTTAAGGACCAGGAAGACAACTCGAACCTATTGAAAGATATGACTGAAAGCGAGAATCAATATAGGTCGCTGGTGAACGAAATGCAGCAAGGACTAGCCGTTTTCCATATTCTATACAATGATAAGAATGACCCGGTTGATTACGAGTATGTGCTCGTGAACCCAAATTATGAAAAGTTAACTGGTTTAAAGCAAAGCGAAATTATTGGTAAAACCATACAGGAAGTCTTTCCAAAAACTGAAGAATTCTGGAATGAAAGGTTCGAAACTGTAGCCTGCTGCGGCGTGCCTGCCTATTATGAGAACCACTCCATTGAGCTTGATCGTTACTACGATGTAACTGTTTACCGGCCACGCACCAACCAATTGGCTGTAATATTAACCGATATTACCGAGCGCAAAGAAATAGAATCAAAACTGCGCAATGCGAAAGAACAGGCAGAAGCAGGCGATCGGCTTAAAACCGCTTTCATGAATAATATTTCGCATGAGATCCGGACGCCATTAAACGGCATCCTGGGCTTCGGTCAGATGATTGCACAGCCCAATGTTACAGATCAAGAGCGCCTGGCATTTATTGACATTCTCCAAAGCAGTATTGACCGGCTGATCAATACGGTAACGGATTACATGGATATTTCGCTGATTGCTTCGGGAAACCTGAAGGCTTTAAAAAAAGCTTTTCCGCTTAACCAGTTACTCACCGGCATTCACTCATCATTCTACGCTGCCTGTAAAGCCAAAAACCTCGAATTCAATCTCGTATTACCGGCAGGGTCGCATAATTTCCAGATTAATATGGATAAGGAACTCCTGACCAAGGTGCTCAAGCATTTGCTTAACAATGCCGTAAAATTTACAGAGCATGGAGTGGTCACATTTGGTTACAAAACCATGAATGGTTACCTTGAGTTTTTTGTGGAGGATTCAGGAATCGGGATACGGGAAGATGCGAAACAAAGGATATTCGAAGCCTTCGACCAGGAAGAGAACTCCAATACCAGGAAATACGAAGGAAGTGGACTAGGCTTGCCAATAGCCAAAGGGATTATAGCCAAACTTGGAGGAAAAATATGGCTTGAATCATTAAAAGACAAAGGCTCGGTGTTCTATTTTAACCTTCCGTATGATGCTGATCTGGGAAAAAAGCAGGAAAAAACTGCAGAAGACACTAGCGGGAAAACATCAGGCAAGCCCCTGGTAATTGTTGCAGAAGACGATGATTCAAACTATTACTATATTGAGGTGCTTCTACAGCGCGCCAACATTGAAGTTTTACGGGCTAAAGATGGCAATGAAGCGGTGGAGTTATGCCGCGTTCACAAAAATGCACATCTGGTTCTAATGGATGTTAAAATGCCCGTGATGAACGGATTTGAAGCAACAAAGCAAATCAAATCTTTCAGGGCAGACTTGCCTGTAATTGGGGTAACAGCCTATGCATTGAGTGGTGATGAAAACCGGGTACTTGATGCGGGATTTGATGATTACCTTTCGAAACCTATGAAAAAAAGCCTGCTCATGATGACATTGAACAAATATGGGATAAACACGTGA
- a CDS encoding TonB-dependent receptor, producing MKLLLVSLLLMFSTLSLAQEPLIDTVRTLEEIVISGKRLERFSAGLQVKSLERRDYGNFPGILLSDLLVSRSIHFIKSYGGSGLATISMRGTATQHTGIYWNGFNINPPNIGMADLSLLPVFLFNRIDLVSGGSSALFGNGTIGGSIHLNSQNGFKGNNLKLALSIGSYKDRLVALKSDYKLLKAQLSSSVWYNSAANDFVYVNHAKFGRPKERLENADATHIGFLQEFHLPLNSRQYINAGFWYQQREAGIPPSMTMLSSVARQSDKILRGYAQWSHETTKIHYTLKSAYSHDFLEYTDKAIGLKSEIGVGAWTNDGEVMFKVSPKTQLTSGISFQQFRAEVEAYQSIVTPYQFSVFMLATHEFPELKWTTTAGARKEYNSDFTDVPPALSLGWKGRLSKSLEGRINLSTNYRMPTLNDRYWQPGGNPDLKAESGFNMEAGINFGFEKEKTRLAMSATFYNNRVNNWIAWLPGSYNYWSPENITTVFIYGSEANIHFTYNANKFRHEAGLNWAAAKSIYGAKSFSESKGKPQLIYTPVHTASAYYTATSGNWSFQYLHKLVGTRFTDRANTNQLPAFHTIDISLARKTDLSKHVLTINASIKNLTGHAYQVIEYRPMPGRTFNVSLILDFIFKDKLTTETILQ from the coding sequence ATGAAATTATTACTGGTATCACTGTTGCTAATGTTTTCAACGCTTTCCCTGGCGCAGGAACCGCTGATTGACACGGTTCGTACGCTTGAAGAAATAGTTATCAGCGGCAAACGGCTTGAACGCTTCAGTGCAGGATTGCAGGTGAAATCACTCGAGCGCAGGGATTACGGGAATTTTCCTGGTATCCTGCTTTCAGATCTGCTGGTTTCTAGAAGCATTCACTTCATCAAGAGTTATGGCGGCAGTGGGCTGGCAACCATCAGCATGCGCGGAACTGCAACTCAGCACACAGGAATTTACTGGAATGGTTTCAACATCAATCCTCCAAATATTGGCATGGCCGACCTTTCGTTGCTGCCGGTTTTCCTCTTTAACCGTATTGACCTGGTTAGTGGTGGCAGCAGCGCCTTGTTTGGCAACGGGACCATCGGCGGAAGCATTCATCTAAATAGTCAAAATGGGTTTAAGGGAAATAATCTCAAACTGGCTTTATCCATTGGGTCTTACAAAGACCGGCTGGTTGCATTGAAAAGCGATTACAAATTACTGAAAGCACAGCTTTCAAGTTCTGTTTGGTATAATTCAGCTGCGAATGATTTTGTTTATGTGAACCATGCAAAATTTGGCCGACCCAAAGAACGACTTGAAAATGCTGATGCTACCCATATCGGATTTTTACAGGAATTCCATTTACCTCTGAACAGCAGGCAATATATAAATGCAGGATTCTGGTATCAACAGCGGGAAGCCGGAATCCCGCCCAGCATGACAATGCTGAGCAGTGTGGCGCGCCAATCCGACAAAATACTGCGAGGCTATGCGCAATGGAGCCATGAAACCACGAAAATACATTACACCCTGAAATCGGCCTACAGTCATGATTTCCTGGAATACACTGACAAAGCAATTGGACTCAAATCAGAGATAGGGGTAGGGGCATGGACAAACGATGGAGAAGTGATGTTTAAGGTTTCTCCGAAAACGCAGCTTACAAGTGGAATAAGCTTTCAGCAATTCAGGGCTGAGGTTGAAGCCTACCAATCCATAGTAACTCCTTATCAGTTCTCAGTTTTCATGCTTGCAACGCATGAATTCCCTGAATTGAAATGGACTACAACGGCAGGGGCAAGAAAAGAATACAACAGCGATTTTACTGATGTTCCACCCGCACTTTCCCTTGGCTGGAAAGGGCGTCTAAGTAAGTCGCTTGAAGGAAGAATCAACCTTTCTACAAATTACCGGATGCCAACGCTCAACGACCGTTACTGGCAGCCCGGGGGCAATCCCGACTTGAAAGCTGAATCCGGCTTCAATATGGAAGCCGGGATTAATTTTGGGTTCGAAAAGGAAAAAACCAGATTGGCGATGTCAGCAACATTCTATAATAACCGGGTCAATAATTGGATCGCATGGTTGCCGGGTTCATACAATTACTGGAGCCCGGAGAATATAACAACAGTGTTTATTTATGGATCCGAAGCTAACATACATTTCACTTATAATGCAAACAAATTCCGGCACGAGGCTGGCTTGAACTGGGCAGCAGCCAAATCAATCTATGGAGCAAAATCTTTCAGCGAAAGCAAAGGCAAACCCCAGTTGATTTATACCCCGGTTCATACAGCATCAGCTTATTATACTGCTACTTCTGGCAATTGGTCGTTTCAATACCTGCATAAACTGGTGGGAACCAGGTTCACTGACAGGGCCAATACCAACCAATTGCCGGCTTTTCATACGATTGACATCAGCCTGGCACGAAAAACTGATCTTTCAAAACACGTACTTACGATCAATGCTTCAATCAAAAATCTGACAGGCCATGCGTACCAGGTAATTGAATACCGGCCTATGCCCGGGCGGACCTTTAATGTTTCGCTGATACTTGATTTTATATTCAAAGACAAACTAACAACCGAAACCATTCTACAATGA